A region of the Pseudoprevotella muciniphila genome:
CATGCGAGCGGTGCAATTTGTCCTGAAGCATTTTTGGTTTGGTATGCCACGTTGGCGTCGATTTCTGCATCAGTAGTGCCATTGACGTTTTGGCGCATCTTGAGGAAGTAGCGCTTGCCTGAAACTATTGCTTGGTCAAACTTGTCGTTGAGGGTCGTCTGCGCACCAGGTCTGTTATAATCAATATTACTGTTTTTTACCTTGATTAATAAGCTGGAAGTTATTTTCGATATAGTTTGGTAGAAGCCAGAGAAGTCGTAGTCTATACCATTGATGTTGAATAAGAGTTCTTCCAGCGTGTTGAGACTCATGCCGGGGAAAGTACCACTGCCAAACGTGTAGTAACCTCCGTCTGGCAGAACGAATTCGCCGGAGGCGGATGTTATGTCATTGATGGTAACAGTTATGGGGAGACCATTTTCGTCCACGAAATTTACATCATATGCAGGCACGAACTGGAACACGCTACCAAAGTCAGTGGAGACGTTGTATAATCCCATGTTAGAAAATGTGTAGCCCCCATGGTTACTCAAATAGTTGCTTGTCGAGTTACTTGTGGTAGTTTCCAGTAAATAGCCATTGATGGAGTTGCCTTCAACCGTGATAGTCCGTGGCGTGGGGAACCAGACTTCAGCACGTTCCTCTGTGGCGGCTGTCAGGAATTCCTTGTCGTGACCGTTAGCCCATGATGTGCTTGCTTCATTATTATTTTTTTCGGTGAATTTGAAACTTGCTGCGTAATTGCCATTTTCTTCCGATTTCAGCACCAATCCTCCAGGGGCAAAACTCAACGTCCACTTCATCGAGTTGTCGAGTGAGGCACTTTTGTGTACAATATAACTGCTGCCTGTCGAACCGGTGAGATATACATTGTATCCTACCTGTGTGGCGCGACCGGGCATTCTGATGGCATACTTGCCTCCATCCTGTACAGGATTACCCAATACGTCGAGTGGAATACTTGTGGTTGCAGTGAGCGAAGCTTCTTCTCCTGCAGCATATATCCATATTCGCTGATTCGGTCTGTTATCGCCATATTGAAATTGAACTATTTGACTAAGTCCATATTCACCTTTATTGTTTACTCCAAAGTCCCCATTTTTCAAATAGAAGTATCCGCCATTGTTATAAATGAGTTCGTAATCGGCAGCGGTGCCCAAGATAATGCTCTCAGAATTCGATCCGGATAATGCAGGGAAGTAGTATCCATCTTCACCCATAATCTGAACAATCTTCTTGTTTCCGTCAGTTTCAGCTTTTGTTATGGTGAAGATGTATCTTTCTGTGTCATATCTCAGAGAATCTCTCTTACCTAATGAATGGTTATACCCCCAAAAGAGATATCCCCCATTACCATTAGTATTGTGTATTTTCATGACAATTTTCTGTCCTGCTTGAATCTGGGAGATATCGGTGATTTCGGTGAGCGACAGTTCTCGTGTAATTTTATTAAAAGTACGAATTTCCTCTTGCTGACCGAGCGTTACGGTAACCACATTGCCTGTTTCATTAGGCACGAAACGAAGTGCGCTACCCGCAGTAGCCGTGTTTGTTCCGTCTGAGGCAGTAGTGATTTGATAGCCCTGATAGGCATTTGGTACTAAGTAGGTATATTCTTTTCCAATGGAAACGTTGGTCTCTGTTTTTGTAAAAAGCGTAATGCCATCCTTTACGAAATTGATGGTGATGACGGTTTTCTGTTCCACTGCCTGATAGAAGGCGAAAGGATAGCAGAAACCTGCATAGTTAACAATTGCGTTGTCAGGACTGACCTTCAATCCTGCCTGTTCTTCGGTCGTGACGATGCCGAAAACATTCGCATTCGTAAAGTCGCCTGTTGCGCAGTTGATGCAGGATTGACCGTCGTCGGAAACAGATGACTCGCCTTCTCCCATCGTGTTGATGCCCGATGGCAGATTTTGGTAGTCATATAACTTGACTGACGCTTCTTCAGAACTCAGCCGGCTTGATGTGTTGCTACTGATGTACCTGCCGGTACTTGCGTTTTTGAAAGTTACTGTTGAACCTTCTTTAGCGGTCAACGTCCAAATTTCAGCGGCAGAGGGCGTATAATCCTTGGGAAGTTTGCCCGGCTTGTTCATCTTGAAAGCACTTCCAGTGTCGCAGATGTAGCCGGCATAAGCAAGGCCCGAAGTGTTGGTGCCGGAGATTGCCGTACTGAAAATTGCGTAGTTGTTACCTACTGTGAGGTCGGAGAGCGATACTCTCGTGCCAGTGGTCATTCTGTACGTTTGTGCACCAACCGGCAATGCCAACCAAGAGAGCAGGATAACGAACAATTGCGTAATTTTTGTTCTCATTATAATACTATATTTTATATGTTATTTTCAGATCAAATTCCAACCTTAGCGTCCTTATGCTGAAAGAAACTTTAGATTGATTTTGAGTTTAAATAGTTATGTCCTTACAAAAATACATGTTACAATTATGTTACAATATAATAATAATGTATAAAAATGCGTTTTTAGCAATTTTTAAATGATTTTTACCTTATTTTGCAAAGACGAGTTTGCAAATAAAATTATTGGTGTCCGGTAAAAGTTTTATGGACATAGTCATAAGCCTTTCTGTTTGGGTGTTTTATGGGTGGTGTAATCTATGGGGGCTTACTCTTTGACTTTGTTGCGTCCGTTTTAGTGCTCTGAATTAGGCTGAAAGCCTTACTGCTCATAGCCCAAGGCAACGCCTTGGGTATATGGACGTATGAGTATTTGCGTCCTGAAAGGACAAAAGCCATATTATTAAATAAATGCTAATCTCGTTTCTGCTTTTGCACTTACAGTGCGCCATTGCCATTGACCTTATCCCCCAGGGCGTTGCCCTGGGCTATGGGCTTTACGGACTTTCAGCCCGTTTTAGCGGACAACAATAAAATAAAATAAAATAAAATGTAAACATCTCGTTAATTTTGAGAGATAAGGAGGGGATATTTAGCAAAAAAGCGGATGCCTTAGGTTTGGGCATCCGCTGTATGGTGGTTTATATGTATTTACTTATTTCACGAAGTCCACACTTCTGCGCAGGAAGCGGTCGAGCGCCTCGCCTTTGAGCAATCCGTTTTGTAGGAGAGCGAGGTCGATGAGGTGCGCTATGGCGGGTTTTGAGGCGGCATATTCCTTGAGTGCCTCTGTGCGCTTGGTGCGCTGTGCCTCGATGGCTTCATCGCATTCCTTATTCGTGTTCTTCTCCTCTTCGGTGAGGTCTTCGGGCTTTTTGTCCTTTTGCTCTTGCTCGATGACCTGTTTACGAGCATTCAGTCCCTTGAGTTCTGCCTCGATGGGGTTGAGTGTCTCGATGGGCAGTTCATCAACAATGCGTTTCACCGCCGGATGGTCGGCATTGAGTACGAAGGAATACATATCCGGCATTTCGCCATAGAATCCCATTCCAGCCTGTATGGCACTCATCTCCTTCATACGGCGCATGTATTCACTCTGAGTGAGAACGACGGGCATTGCTGCTTCGCCCATGGGTTCCACCATGACGTGGAATTCTTTTTTCTCCACAACGGGTATTGCAGCCTTGAAGGCATCAGCCAGTTGTGCAGACTCAGTGGCAGAGAACTTCACTTCCTGTCCGTCGGTCTTGGGTATGAGGCGCTCGATGGTGTCGCCATCTACACGACTGAAGCGCGACTTCTCGAATTTGCTCTCGAGCATGCTGACCAATGGGCTGTCGAGTTGTCCGTCGAGCAGGAGAACGCTGTAGCCCTTGTCCTTTGCGGCTTGTATGTAGGAGTATTGTTCTTCCTTGTCTGATGTGTAAAGATAGACGAGCGTACCGTCTTTGTCGGTCTGTTCTGCCTTGATGAGGTCCCTGTACTCATCGTAGGTGAAGTATTTGCCTTCAACATCCTTGAAGAGGGCAAACTTGGCAGCCTTGTCGTAGAAGTCGGGTTCGCTGAGCAGTCCGTAGTGGATAAAGAGTTTCAGCCCATCCCATTTTTCCTCGAAATCCTTGCGGTCGTCCTTGAAGATTTCGTTGAGACGGTCGCTCACCTTCTTCATTATATAGGTGGAGATTTTCTTCACGTTGGCATCGCTCTGCAGATAACTTCGACTCACGTTGAGGGGTATGTCGGGACTGTCGATGACACCATGTAGGAGTGTCAGGAAGTCGGGCACGATGTTTTCCACGTGGTCGGTTACGAACACCTGGTTGCAATAGAGTTGTATCCTGTCGCGGTGCACGTCGAGGTTGCTCTTGATTTGCGGGAAATAGAGCACACCGGTGAGATTGAACGGGAAATCCACGTTGAGGTGTATCCAGAAGAGCGGCTCGTCTGCCATGGGATAGAGTTCGCGATAGAACTTCTTGTAATCCTCGTCCTTAAGTGTCGAAGGCGCCTTGGTCCAGAGCGGTTCTGTGTCGTTCACCACATTTGGCTCGTCGGTTTCAACTTCCTTGCCTTCCTCCCACTTTGTCTTCTTTCCCACAGCGATGGGTACCGGCAGGAAGCGGCAGTATTTGCGCAGGAGTTCGAGAATCTTGTTTTTCTGTGCAAACTCCTTGCAGTCGTCAGCAAGGTGGAGCACGATCGATGTACCCCTGTCGGCCTTATCACATTCTTCCATTGTGAATTCGGGACTGCCGTCGCAGGTCCAGTGCACAGCCTTGGCACCTTCCTGATGGCTGAGGGAGAAGATTTCCACCTGACTTGCCACCATGAATGCGCTGTAGAAGCCAAGTCCGAAGTGGCCGATGATGGCATTGGCGTCGTCCTTGTATTTCTCGAGGAAGTCGTTGGCGCCGGAGAAGGCTATCTGGTTGATGTACTTGTCGAGTTCTTCCTGTGTCATGCCGATACCGCGGTCGGTAATGGTCAGTGTGCCAGCCGTTTCGTCCATGGCGATTTGAATGGTCAGGTCGCCCAGTTCGCCCTTGAATTCGCCTTTCGATGCGAGAGTCCTGAGTTTCTGTGTGGCATCCACTGCGTTCGAAACGAGTTCGCGGAGGAAGATTTCGTGGTCGCTGTAAAGAAATTTCTTGATTACCGGAAAGATGTTTTCGGTGGTTATTCCAATATTACCTTTCATGATTTTTATGTTTTTTGTTTCATTTTTTCGGTGATATTACTTTGCAATTTTTATGCCAAAGGTTTTTAGAGCAGCAAAGGACATGGAAAGTACTGCCATCATAACCAAAAGTGACTGGAAAAATGACATCGAAAGTGCAAAAGTCGTTGGAAAAATGACATTAAAAGTTGTATTAGCCGCTGATACTTAGACATTTCGACGCATCCTGTATTTCATGCCTTTATAAATTCGTTAATTTACATTTGAAACAATACTTTTACGCAGTTTAACATTTTTTTGTATTTTTGCACTCATATAGTGCTACAGGGTGCTTTATTAAAAGCAAGCAAGCTCTGACAACTTATTGATAATCAATATGCTTCATATTTTTCTGCAAATAGCAGACTTTTGGAACACATTCATCGGCAGTACCATTGAGATTGTCCTCAAGGGTATGCTTATCGGTATCCTTGCTTCGGCTCCGATGGGTCCCGTGGGTATTTTGATTATCAACCGCACGATGCAAAAGGGTCGCCGATACGGACTTGCCACAGGAGCGGGTGCCGCGTTGAGCGACTTTTTCTATGCGCTGATGACAGGTATGGGTATGTCGTTCATGCTATATTTCATTGAAGATGAAGACATACTTTTCATTCTGAAACTGGTGGGTAGCGGCATGCTGATGTTCTTCGGCATCTGGATGTTCCGCTCCGACCCGTCGAAGGGTTTCCGCCCTTCGCACAACAAAAAGAAGGGCACCCTGTTCCACAACTTCATCACGGGCTTCTTCCTGACACTGTCGAACCCACTGATTATCTTCCTTTTCACGGCAGTTTATGCCCTGCTGACGTTTGTCATACCGAACCACTGGTATGAAATGGCAGTGGGTTACCTGTCGATTATCGGTGGCGCCATGCTCTGGTGGTTAGGACTGACCTGGCTCGTGAATCGTCTGAAGGCAAACATTACGATACGGGGCATGAAGACGATGAACCATATCATCGGCGGCATCGTCATCACCGTTTCGGTAATCTATGCCATCATGACATTCCTCCACATGTCGATTTATTGAAAAACCTTTTAGCGAAACACGCTCCAATAGCATCAGATTGTGATTATAGCCAACAAACTTCGAACGACAAACCGTGCAGAGTACATTCTGTATATGTGGCAGGTGGAGGACATCGTGCGTGCCGCTCACTGCGACATCGACCGCCTGAAGGAAGGCTATCTCAACAGTTTTGAACTGGACACGGCAACACGGCAGGACACCGAGCAATGGTATGCCGACATCTGCGAGATGATGCGCTCGGAGGGTGTGATGGAGGCTGGGCACCTGCAGATTGTGAAGAATGCGGTGGCTTCGCTCGACGAATTGCACAACCGCCTGCTCGCTTCGGAAAAATTTCCGTACTACAGGAGCATGTACCACCGCGTGCTGCCACACATCGTGGAACTGCGCCGCAAAAAAGGTGCCGACAAGGACAGTTCGGAGATTGAGACGTGTCTGGAATGCCTCTACGGGGTGCTGCTGCTCAAACTGCAGAAACGCGAGATTTCGGAAGAGACAGCCGGTGCCGTGAAGGAAATTTCCACGATGCTCGGACAACTGTCCGACTATTACATAAAAGACAAAGAAAAACCAATAGAGTTTTAAGTATGAACATTCTCATTACGGGTTGCAACGGGCAGTTGGGCAACGAACTGCGCCTTATAGAAGACAGATTCGGCGAGGAGTACACGTTTTTCCACACCGACATAGAAGAACTCGACATCACCGACCGCGAGGCGGTGAATGCCTATATTCAGGACAATGCCATCGACCTCATCATCAACTGCGCTGCCTTTACAGCCGTTGACAGGGCGGAAGAAGCGCAGGAGTTGTGCGAGAAACTGAACAGCGCCGCACCGGGCTATCTCGCTGCCGCGGTGGAGGAACGCGGAGGCAACATCATCCACGTCTCGACCGACTACGTGTTCAGCGGCGAAGGGTGCGTGCCCTACCGCGAGGACTCCCCTACTGCCCCACAGAGCGTTTATGGTACGACAAAACTGGCAGGCGAGGAACGCGTCATACGCAGTTGCGCAGGAGCCGTCATTATACGAACGGCATGGCTCTATTCGCCCTTCGGCAACAACTTCGTAAAGACGATGATAAGGCTTGGCAAAGAACGCGAAGAACTGGGTGTGGTAGCCGACCAGATAGGTTCTCCTACCTACGCACACGACCTTGCGATGGCTATCTGCCAGATGGTGCGCCATGGTCTCGTACCGGGCGTTTACCACTTTACCGACGAAGGCACCACGTCATGGTACGACTTCACACGCGTCATACACCGCGAGGCAGGCATCAGAAACTGCCGCGTGCGTCCGCTCCACACAGAGGACTACCCCACCCCCGCCAAGCGACCGCACTACTCCGTGCTCGACAAGACAAAAATCAAAGACACCTACGGCATCGACATCCCATGGTGGGAAGACGCCCTGAAGGACTGCATCGAGCGGCTGAAGGATTAACGGCACTTTGCAATCGTTTGATAAATAAACATTTAGCGCATCGTAACTTTCTACGGTGCGCTAAATGTATGGATTTTGCTATAAAAACATCTTAACAATGATTACACGACAAAAATATCATTTTGCATTCAATTGCTGAAGAACACTATCGAGAGTTTCGCAGTTAATAATTGGCAGATTGCCGGCTGTGTGTTGCCGTGGAAGAAAGCGGCCTTTTGTTACCGCTGACAACATTTTCTCAACGAAAGGTTCTAAATTCATTACATCCACATGGATTGCACCATGCGTTAAGTTATAAAGTTCATCCGCTGCAGAACGGGAAATCTGCTTAATCCCCTCCATATCCAGCAAATAAGAGTCTTCCGGATTAAGCGAAGCGGCAAGTCGTTCTATCAACTGGCGCGTGTGAAGTTCCTCGCCATAGCGTTCCTGCATTTTTATAATATGTTTCATTCTCAACTTGTGTACTTATATATTCATAATATCCGCCTTCATCAGAGTACTCATCTTCAATCCATTTACCTTTTTTGTACCATTTATAAGTATCCTCATTATATTTAGCCTTATGCTCCGTCTCGCCCCAGGCATAATAATTGCCGTATGCTGTAGGTTTCGATGCGCCAACGTTGCAGCAAGCCCATTTTTTGCCGCTGGGCAGACCGAGGTCGATGGCGTGGGGGTGGTTGTTGTCGGGACAGGTTTTTATCGTCGTGACTGGACGAGGCGCTACGCGCTGGGTGGTGCGAACCGGTTTTCTGCCCTTGCTGTAACGGCCTCTTTGCGCTGAAACGGAAAGACCAAGTGCAAGCGCCATAAGAATGATCACAAATCTTTTCATGGTAGTTGTTTTTAGGTTCTATTATGTTATGTTTGGCAAATATAAAGGTTCGGGCGGTAAATTCAAAATTTTCAGCCTGCAAAATGACCTAAAAACATGGGGGCGGATTGGCGCAAGGAGGTTGACGCTTAGAATACAGAGTTGCAGAAAGTTGATAAGGTGCATTAGAACTAATGACCGATTCAGACTAAAAGACTGTATTTGACAATCAATAAAGAGGGCGTGTCAAAAAGAATTGAGTGCGCTGTCGCGCAGAAATCTTACAAATCTCATCAAATCTTACAAATTGATTATCAGACAATTATTTTATTTGTATAATTTGTAAAGATTTGCAGGATTTCTCGCCTTTAGGCGACTTCTTTAATTTTGACACACCCGCTTTTGTTGCCTGTGTAGAGTATATTTTACCACAAAGGTATTTTCCCTAAAGCACCGCCAAGTTCCAATGATGCTGTAGTAAAGCCTAAAGCCTTGAAAACACGTCTCATTGTTGGGATAGTGATGCTATATCCACGCTCTATCCGTGAGATTTGTGCCTTTTGTACCCCGACGCGCTCTCCGAGTTGTTCCTGTGTGAGATTCTGCTCTAACCGCGCCCTCTTGATAGCTTCACCTATGTGGTAGGCATGTACGGCATCTGCCACACGCCTTTCGTGTTCGTCGCGTTCTGGTGTACCTATTGCGCCAAAGTGTTTGTCAAGCGCTTCGTCCATGCTGTATAATTTGTATTTCCCTACCTGTTTCATTTCTATCTTCGTTTTTCGTTGAAATATTCTTTTCTTATTTTCTCTGCCTTAGTTATTTCTTTAGATGGTGTCTTCCGTGTCTTCTTAACGATGCCATGAGTAGCAACAATCAGAGTGTCCGCCTCCGTGTCCCAAAAAGCAAACAGCCTATATTGTTTGCCACTGTGTAATGTACGAAATTCCCAGATTTCTGTGCCAATCAGTTTTTTGAAAATCTTTACATTCCGTTCGCCTTGCTCTATTCTGTGAACATTTTCATAAATCTTATCTCCCACAGACTTCGGTTGCGCCTCAATAAACCTTAAGGCTTCCTCCATAAACACCACATTTAGCCTGTTCGCTGTCATGCCATTACTTTTATGCTACAAAGATAGTGTAAGTTTCTGAAATGCGAAACATTATTATAAAAAAATTAGGCATAAGACTATATTTATTGTTTACAGACAACAAATTTTCGTGTCCTGCAAAACGGGCAGAAATTCTTAAGAGCCCTTAACCCATGTAACGTCCAGAGTTAGTTCTCGCCCTCATACTCCGTTGAGAAATACACGTTGGCTCTGTCGTTGCTGGCATTATCTATGCCTTCACCATACAAGTCGTGCGCATGACTGTCAACACGGAATTTCATGGTTACCTTTTGGCCATTCCTCCTGCCTACGAAGCGCAGCACACCATCCCTGATGTATCCTTTCAGGACAATGCGGTTATTATAGGTCAGATTAGTATATACACAATTACGCAAACGGCCGTTTCGCTTCTCAAACTTCAGGCGGCAAGGGTGGGAAGAATAGTAGTCCGAGTTCCATGTGCCATAGTACTCATATTTCCCGTCTTCGAGGATATAATCGAGGCTTCCGTCGGAATCCAGGACAGGCTTAGGCTTCTCTACGACAGGCTTGCTTGCCTCATTTGCTTTTTTTATGGAATCTTCTGCTTGTTTGGTCTCAAGTTCTTTGACTTTTGCATCGAGGGCTTTGATGGTGCTGTCCTTATTCTCCTTTTCTTCTTCCACCTTCGTCGTGTCATTATCTGCCAATGCCACGGTTTCGGGCGAATTACCTTTCAGGTAGAGATAGGCACCTCCGGCGAGTAGCGTGAGCAGCAACACGATTCCCAGCACTGTGCCCAGAACCATCAAGGTCGTGTTCTTTTTCCTGGGAGTCTGTTCGAGCCCTGCGAATTTGTCAGACTGAGCATCTTCATTTACCGGATGCCCACACTTAGGACAGGCTGCCGCCTTGTCGGATACCATATTACCGCATCTTGAACATTTGAATAAAGCCATAATATAGTTAGGTTATGTTATAAAAAACAATGTTATCTGCCGTATGGCATAGCAAAGATAGGTAATTTCCTGACTACTTGCAAGTAAGTAAAACAAAAAAACAGACACTCAAGTAAACTTGGTGTCTGCCTTTATTTTCTTTACTTGCGGAGAGAGAGGACTGATTGTATCCATCCCTACGCTCCTGCGAGGCTCCTTGCAAGCCTCGCTAAAATGAATAAAACCCAAATGTCAAGATTTCTTGAACATTTGGGTTTCATTTATTTTCGCAAAATTGCGGAGAGAGGGGGATTCGAACCCCCGAACCAGTTTTGCCGGTTACACGCTTTCCAGGCGTGCCTCTTCAGCCACTCGAGCACCTCTCCTTAGGCTGAATTCGTGTTGTTTTTTCAAATTCGGGTGCAAAGATAATGTTTCGCACCCGAAAGAGCAAGTTTTATTTTGTTTTTTCTGCGCCGTTGCGCTTTTTGAGCATTTTCTTTACGATGAAATAGCCTGCTACGATGACGACGATGGCAAGTATGGCGTAGCCTATTTCGTGGCTGTATGTTTTGGCGAGCTCGCTGACCTGTTCGGGATCCTGATAGTCGGGGAAACTCTTGAATATAGCATAACCGATGACGGCGAGGATGGTGTTCCAAAAACCTGCGCCAAGTGTGGTATAGAGCAGGAATGGCCCCATCTTCATCTTTGCCAGTCCGGCAGGGATGGAGATGAGTTGTCGCACGGCGGGGACGAGGCGGCCGAAGAAAGTGCTCGACTTGCCATGCTGGCGGAAATATTCTTCTGCGTGCTTCACTTTTTCTTCGTTGATAAGGCACAGGTGGCCGAACTTGCTGTTGGCGAACTTATAAACCACGGGGCGACCCAGCCAGCGTGCGAGCCAGTAGTTGACAAGAGCACCGATGTCGGCACCGATGGTAGCGAAGACCACTACGAGGAAGATGTTCATCGTGGAAGATTCGCCCATAGCAAGCCATGCTGCCGGCGGCACAATGACTTCCGAGGGGAAGGGAATGAACGAACTCTCTATCGCCATGAAGAGGAGTACAACCCAATAGTTGAGGTGGCTCAGCACCCATAAGATTATTCCTGACATAGATATATTGCTTATTCTGTCGGTTTGTTATCTGAAAACTGTTCAGCGAAACGGTAAAATCTTCCGCAAAATCAAATCGGCGGCAAAGTTACGATTATTTTTTATGATTTCCCCTATAGTATTTCCAATCGCTTATTTTCGGACTAAATGTTTGCTTTGACTATTTTCTCTAAATTGCCTATCAAGATTCTGTTTCGGAGGATGTTTTAACTATTTTTTATCACATTTCTTAGGATGATTATTGAAAAATCATACCTATTTCTGGGGATGATTTCTTAAAAAACACACCTATTTCGGAGGATAACAGGCTGTTTTTTGACATATTTCGGAGGATAATTTCTTTTTGCTGTGACGAATTGCACCTGTCTTTGCACCTACAGCGCGCACTTGCCAGACACGAACATAAACGGCTCACCCCGTCAGTAGTTGAGAAAAACGAGGTAGTTGCCTTCGGCTTGTATTCCGAAGTGGTCGCTGAGGGCTTCGTTGAGTGTGCCTTGCCAGTATTTTTTGAAGTCGTAGATGGGCCATTTCAGCCCCGTGCTTTTCAGGTTTCTGGCATCGTGTGCGAAGATGGACACTTGCTGCCCTTTGTAGGATGCTATGACGGTTTTTCCTGAGTGTGGAATAAACTGCCCGTGGTCGGTCATCATGATTATTGTCGCCTGAAGTTTCTGATTCTCGAGGAGGTCGTAATAGTCCATCAGTAGTGCCACGTTGGCTATGGTGTGGTCTTCTCGCTTACCCGTAGCACCTACGATATAAAAATGGAGTTCCTGTTCGTTCCTGAATCGTTGTAATACAAAGTTGAACGTCTTGGTTAGGTCGTTTTCGTCCTGATCTTCTATCCTCACGAATTTGTCTGCCCATTCCTGCCGCAGCGCCGGACTGATGGAGTCGGCATCACCTACGATGACGTCGGGCACAATGCCATGTGCTTTACAGGCATTGGCAGCACCGTCGCAGCAGGCGATGTAATCTGCTTCGGCTATTGCACTGAGCGGTGCGGGGTGTGTAGGGAAATCTCCGTTTGCTATTATTGTAATTTTCACAATATTCGAGTCGTTTTCAGTGGCTCTTGCCGATTTTCTTTACCCAGTTGATATAGCCGAAAACTGACACGATGGCATAAAATGCAAAGAGAGCCGAAGAGAGGGGCTTATCCATAATAAAGAGCATGGTTGCAGCCAACACGTCCACTACAATCCAGAGCAACCAGTGCTCCACATATTTTTTTGCTATCATCCACATGCCTACGATATTACATGCCGCCGTTGCTGCATCCATCCACAGATTTCCGTTAGTCCCGAGTTGTTTGAGCACTTGCGCCAGAACGAATGTAAGCAATGCGATGGAAACGATAATGACCACTACAAGCGGCAGGTTGACATGCTTGAGCAGTCCTTCTTCCTTATCTTCCTTGCCGGCATTTCTCCGCCACACCCACAGTCCATAGATGGCTGCAAGGAAATAATAGACATAGACACCAGTCATGGCATAGTAGCCTTCGCCCAGATAGATGGCGAAATAGAAGCACGACATGACGAGCGACGCTATCCATAGGCGCACATCGACGTGGTACTGATACCAGATGTAGAACAGGCCGGCTATCGTGCCACAGACATCGAGCCAGTTTTCAGTGAGATATGTGGTGAGTTGTTCCATCATTGCTTTTATATTTTTAGAATTTGAACGAGATGTGCGCCAGGAAGTTGGTAGGCGCCTGTGCGGAATAGGTGGACCATGCCCAGAAGTCGTAGTTGCCGAAGGCACTGATAGCACCGTTGTTGTTTCTGAAGTACATGCCGCAACTGCCGTTCGACTCGTACTTTTCGTTGAACAGATTATAGACGGTTACGCCGGCTGTAATGCCTTTCAAGCCTTTGAGTTTGAAGGTATATGAAAGATAGAGGTCGGATGTGAAATAACTGTCAAGCATGGCGCTGATTCTGTTTCCGTCGATGTCGGTATAGGCGCGGAAGTTTGAATTGGTCATATACTGCTCCGAAACGTATTTCGTCATCAGCGCAGCAAAGAAGCCTTTGTACTGATATGACAGGATGTTGTTGAAGATGAAATTGGGTGAGAACGAGAGGTGTGTGGTTCCTACGTTGACATAACTTTCGTTCCAGTTTTCATCCACCACCTTGAGGTGCATGTTCTTTGCCCTGTTTTTGCTCCATGTGGCATTGGCTTGCCACACAAATCCATCGAACGGATACCACACCGCCTGTAGTTCGAGCCCTGTCCTATAGGAGTTCTTGATGTTTGCAGCCACCATTTCTCCGTTGGCATCCTGTGCGCCCGTGAGTACGAACTGGTTGTCATAGTCCATGTAATAGAAATTTGCAGCAAACAAGAAACGCTTTTTGGCGAACTGATACCCCACTTCGAGGTCGTTGAGGCGCTCTGCTTTGGGTTGTATGGGTTGTGAGGTGCTGACT
Encoded here:
- a CDS encoding type II toxin-antitoxin system RelE/ParE family toxin encodes the protein MTANRLNVVFMEEALRFIEAQPKSVGDKIYENVHRIEQGERNVKIFKKLIGTEIWEFRTLHSGKQYRLFAFWDTEADTLIVATHGIVKKTRKTPSKEITKAEKIRKEYFNEKRR
- the htpG gene encoding molecular chaperone HtpG yields the protein MMKGNIGITTENIFPVIKKFLYSDHEIFLRELVSNAVDATQKLRTLASKGEFKGELGDLTIQIAMDETAGTLTITDRGIGMTQEELDKYINQIAFSGANDFLEKYKDDANAIIGHFGLGFYSAFMVASQVEIFSLSHQEGAKAVHWTCDGSPEFTMEECDKADRGTSIVLHLADDCKEFAQKNKILELLRKYCRFLPVPIAVGKKTKWEEGKEVETDEPNVVNDTEPLWTKAPSTLKDEDYKKFYRELYPMADEPLFWIHLNVDFPFNLTGVLYFPQIKSNLDVHRDRIQLYCNQVFVTDHVENIVPDFLTLLHGVIDSPDIPLNVSRSYLQSDANVKKISTYIMKKVSDRLNEIFKDDRKDFEEKWDGLKLFIHYGLLSEPDFYDKAAKFALFKDVEGKYFTYDEYRDLIKAEQTDKDGTLVYLYTSDKEEQYSYIQAAKDKGYSVLLLDGQLDSPLVSMLESKFEKSRFSRVDGDTIERLIPKTDGQEVKFSATESAQLADAFKAAIPVVEKKEFHVMVEPMGEAAMPVVLTQSEYMRRMKEMSAIQAGMGFYGEMPDMYSFVLNADHPAVKRIVDELPIETLNPIEAELKGLNARKQVIEQEQKDKKPEDLTEEEKNTNKECDEAIEAQRTKRTEALKEYAASKPAIAHLIDLALLQNGLLKGEALDRFLRRSVDFVK
- a CDS encoding helix-turn-helix transcriptional regulator, whose protein sequence is MKQVGKYKLYSMDEALDKHFGAIGTPERDEHERRVADAVHAYHIGEAIKRARLEQNLTQEQLGERVGVQKAQISRIERGYSITIPTMRRVFKALGFTTASLELGGALGKIPLW
- the rfbD gene encoding dTDP-4-dehydrorhamnose reductase, which produces MNILITGCNGQLGNELRLIEDRFGEEYTFFHTDIEELDITDREAVNAYIQDNAIDLIINCAAFTAVDRAEEAQELCEKLNSAAPGYLAAAVEERGGNIIHVSTDYVFSGEGCVPYREDSPTAPQSVYGTTKLAGEERVIRSCAGAVIIRTAWLYSPFGNNFVKTMIRLGKEREELGVVADQIGSPTYAHDLAMAICQMVRHGLVPGVYHFTDEGTTSWYDFTRVIHREAGIRNCRVRPLHTEDYPTPAKRPHYSVLDKTKIKDTYGIDIPWWEDALKDCIERLKD
- a CDS encoding DUF4924 family protein: MIIANKLRTTNRAEYILYMWQVEDIVRAAHCDIDRLKEGYLNSFELDTATRQDTEQWYADICEMMRSEGVMEAGHLQIVKNAVASLDELHNRLLASEKFPYYRSMYHRVLPHIVELRRKKGADKDSSEIETCLECLYGVLLLKLQKREISEETAGAVKEISTMLGQLSDYYIKDKEKPIEF
- a CDS encoding LysE family translocator — translated: MLHIFLQIADFWNTFIGSTIEIVLKGMLIGILASAPMGPVGILIINRTMQKGRRYGLATGAGAALSDFFYALMTGMGMSFMLYFIEDEDILFILKLVGSGMLMFFGIWMFRSDPSKGFRPSHNKKKGTLFHNFITGFFLTLSNPLIIFLFTAVYALLTFVIPNHWYEMAVGYLSIIGGAMLWWLGLTWLVNRLKANITIRGMKTMNHIIGGIVITVSVIYAIMTFLHMSIY